The following is a genomic window from Variovorax paradoxus.
GCAGCCCCTGCACTGCGAGCACGTAGCACAGCATGCAACTCAGGATGAAGCCGAGTGTGGTGATGAGCGCTGCATTGAGCAGCAGTCCAGCCGAGACCCAGACAAAGCCCGGCCAGTAGGCATGCTCTGCGCCGGAGGGCGCGTCGAGCTCACGGAAGCCGCCGGTGCGAGCCTCCCAAAGGATCCAGGCGCCGCACAGGGTGAGCACGCCGGACACCAGCCAAGGCAGGAAGTTGGGGCCGACGCCGCCATAGCCGGCTTCTGAAGAAATGCCGATGGCGCCGAAAGCCAGCGCCAGGCCGGTCAGCAGCACGCCTGCGCCGACCAGGGTTTGCGGCCATGTGGCCGCGGGTTGCGGCGAGACCGAGGATTCTGGAGTTGTCATTTTTTCTCCCACAGTCAGGGAAAGGAATGGGGCCCGTTGAAGGGCCCCACTATCGAAAGTGCCCCCAATCTCCGAAGTGCGCGAAGACCGGGGGCGAGCCGGGTTCAGATCATTCCGGACTTGGCCATGATGGCGCGCAGGCTGGCGAAGTCGTCGTCCACGAACTTGGCGAAAGCTTCGCCCGACAGCACGGCCGGCGTCCAGTCGTTCTTCTTGAGCGACTCGGCCCACGACGGGCTCTTGAGGGCAGCCAGCACCATGTCGGTCAGCGCCTTGCGCTGTTCGGCGGTGATGCCGGGGGCGCCATATACGCCGCGCCAGTTGCCGATTTCGACGTCGATGCCCTGCTCCTTGAGCGTGGGCACGTTGATGCCCGGCAGGCGCTGGGCCGAGGTGACGGCGATGGGCTTCATCTTGCCGGCGGCAATGTACTCGGCAAATTCGCTGTAGCCGCTGCCGCCCACGGTGACGTTGCCGCCCAGGATTGCTGCGGTGGCTTCACCGCCTCCGCGGAAGGCCACGTAGTTGATCTTGGACGGATCGGCGCCGACCTTCTGCGCGATCATGGCCGCTGCAATGTGCTCGGTGGAGCCGCGCGAACCGCCGCCCCATTTCACGCTGCCCGGGTCTTTCTTGAGCTGCTCGACCACGTCCTTCATGGTCTTGAAGGGCGAGTTGGCCGGCAGCACGAACACGTTGTATTCGGTGGTGGTGCGGACCAGAGGCGTGGCCTGCGACAGGTTGACCGGCGGCTTGCCGGTGATGATGCCGCCGAGCATGACGGAGCCCATCACCATGAGCGCATTCGGGTCGCCCTTGGAGCCGTTCACGAACTGGGCCAGGCCCAGTGCGCCGGCGGCGCCGCCCTTGTTGTCATAGGTGACCGTGTCGGCCAGCTTGGCGTCGGTCAGTGCCTTGCCCAGCGCGCGGCCCGTTGTGTCCCAGCCACCGCCCGGGTTGGCTGGAATCATCATCTTGACGTTGGCGGCGGCGCGCGCCGACAACGGCAGGGCTCCGGCGGCGGCCAGCGCGGCCAATGACTTCAAAAAGGTGTCGCGACGCATCGTTGTCTCCTGAGAACTAAAGAAAACCTGACTTGGACCTGAGCCGCTATCATGCGCCGCCCCGCTGTCAGTTGGCTGTCCGCCGGACTGGGGAAAACACCGAAGTACCATTCCCCACCTCACCCCATGAAGCTGCTGCTGGTCGAAGACGATCCCTCGATGCAGGTCACCCTGCAGCGCGCCCTCGCCCGCAGCAAGATCGACGTGCGCATCTGCGGCGACGGCGCCCTGGCCGTCGAGCAATGGCGCGAACTGGAGCCCGACGTGGTGGCGCTCGACCTGAGCCTGCCCAACCTGGACGGCCTCCAGGTGCTGGCCCAGGCCCGCGCCGCGGGGCTGCGCACCCCCGTGCTGCTGCTGACCGCCCGCGGCACGGTGGGCGACCGCATCATGGGCCTGAACGCCGGGGCCGACGACTACCTGCCCAAGCCTTTCGACCTGGACGAACTCGAAGCACGCATCCGGGCGTTGCGCCGCCGCCACCAGAATGCCGGCCCCGACGTGGGGCTGAACCCCCAGGAGGTGGGCGGCCTGCGCTTCGAGCCAGAAAGCGGCGCTGTCTACCACCGCGGCGGCATCCTGGAACTCACGCCGCGCGAGCTGGCACTGCTCAAGGCGCTGATGATGAAGCCGGGCCACGCCGTGAGCAAGGAGCGCCTGTTCGAGCTCGTGTTTCCGGGCGAAACCGACGTGCAGTACGAGGCCGTCGAGGTGGTGGTGTACCGCCTTCGCAAGAAGCTGGCGGGCACCGGCGCGGCGCTGATGACGCTGCGCGGGCTGGGCTACCTGTTGCGCGCCGAACCATGAAGAAGGCCTTGTCGCTGCGCGCGAGGCTGCTGTTCGGCATTCTCGCGCCGGTGGCGCTGTTCATCGTGATCAACAGCGTGAGCCTGTACCGGCAGAGCCTGGCGGCGGCCACCACGGCTTATGACCGCACCCTGCTCGCCTCGGCCAAGACCATCGGCGAGCAGCTCGACGTCGAAGGCTACGACGAAGCGGCGCGGCTGCGCGCCATCGTTCCGTATTCCGCGCTCGAGGCTTTCGAGGCCGACAACCGCAGCCGGCTTTTCTATCGCGTTTCAGCGCTCGACGGCGAAATGGTCTCGGGCTTTGCCGAACTGCCGTTCTGGCGCGGCCGCATTCCCGACCGGGGTGCCTATTCGGCACTGGTCGACTTCTACGACGCGCGCTTTCGCGACCAGCCGGTGCGGGTGGCCGTGTTGCTGCAGCCCGTGGCAAGCGGCAAAGGCCGTGGCATGGCCGTGGTGCAGGTGGCCGAAACCCTGGAACTGCGCGAAACGCTTGTGCGCAAGCTGCTCATCGACATGCTGTGGCGCCAGTTGCTGCTGATGGGCGTGATCGCATTGGTCACCGTGCTTGTGGTGCAGCGCGCCACGCGGCCGGTGCGGGAGCTCGGCGAAGCCATCGAGAAGCGTGCAGCCGATGACTTTTCTCCGATCGACGCACCCGATGCGCCGCGCGAACTGCGCCCGCTGGTCGATGCCACCACCGAGGTCATGGGGCGGTTGCAGCGCCTGCTGGACCACCAGAAGCGCTTTGTGCGCGACAGCGCTCATCAGTTGCGCACGCCCCTGGCGGTGCTGAAGGCGCAGGTTCAATCGGCGCGGCGCGGCGACGTGGCGCCGGAGCAGGCGCTGGCCGAAATCAGCCACACAGTGGAACGCGCCACGACGCTCGCCAACCAGATGCTCTCGCTTGCCAAGGTGGAGCAATTGCGCCAGCAGCCGGAATCGGTTCCGCTCGAACTCGGCGAAGTGGCGCGGCAGATTGCGCTCGACCTCTCGCCGCTCATCGCCGACAAGGCGCTCGACTTCGAACTGGCCGTCGACCAGCCCGTGACCGTGCGCGCGCACCGCTGGATGCTGCAGGAGCTCACGCGCAACCTGTTGCACAACGCCATCAAGCAGAGCCCGCGCGGGGGTGCGCTTTCGGTCATGGTGCGCTCCGCGGGCGACGAGGCGGTGTTGACGGTGCGCGACGAAGGGCCCGGCATCTCTGCTGAACTCCGCCAGCGCCTGTTTGCGCCGTTCTCCGCCGGCGACGCTGGCAGCGGTTCGGGGCTGGGCTTGGCCATCTGCCGCGAAATCGTGCTGGCGCTCGGCGGGCGCATCAGCCTGGACAACCGCCTCGTGCAGGAAAATTCCGCACAGGTGGTCGGGCTCGACGCTGTCGTGCGGCTCCCTGTCTACCACCACAATTCCTGAATATGGATCGCTTGCGCATCGACAAATGGCTTTGGGCAGCCCGCTTTTTCAAGACGCGGTCGCTGGCTGCGGAAGAGATCGGCAAGAACCGCGTGCAGGTGAACGGCGACGTTGCCAAGGCCTCCCGCGAAGTCAAGGCGGGCGACACCGTTGCCATTCGCCTGGGCCCAATCACGCGAACGGTCATGGTGCGCGGCCTGAGCGGGCAACGCGGCCCCGCGCCGGTGGCGCAGCAGCTCTATGAAGAAACGGCGGAGAGCATTGCCGCGCAAGCCGCCGCGCGCGAACAGCGCCGCATGGGCAGCGAGCCCGCGCTGGCCATCGAGCAAGGCCGGCCGACCAAGCGCGATCGCCGCGAACTCGACGGTGCGGCGCGCCATGCCGACTGGGACAACCGCTGGAGCGCGTCCATCGACCCGGAAGAGAACGACCGCTGACTGCCGATCGCGTACGCTGCGTGTTTTTGCACGGAGCCCCGGTTCATGGCCAGCCTTAAGAAATACCGCGTCGGCAGCAACTTCGATCTCTCGCAGGTGAGCCCGGGAGACACACCGTTTCTCGAAGGCAACGAAGCGGCGCAAATCGCCGAAATAGATGAGCTGGCAGCCGAACTCGACGAAATGCAAGACCTGCTGCATGCAGAGGGCCGCCGCAAGGTCCTGCTGGTGCTGCAAGGCATGGACACCAGCGGCAAGGACGGCACGGTCCGCTGGGTCTTTTCACGTACCTCGCCGCTTGGCGTACGCGTAACGGCCTTCAAGGCGCCCACCGAGGACGAGCGCGCTCGCGACTACCTGTGGCGCTGCCACGCGGTTGTGCCGCGCAATGGCGAGATCGCGGTATGGAACCGCAGCCACTACGAAGACGTGCTGGTGCCTGTGGTCGAAGGCTGGATCGACAAGGCCGAGGCCAAGCGGCGCTATGCGCAGATCAACGATTTCGAGCGCCTGCTGGTGGAAACAGGAACGGTGGTGGTCAAGTGCATGCTGCACATCGACAAGGACGAACAGCGCGAACGCCTTCAGGCGCGCATCGATACGCCGGGCAAGCAATGGAAGTTCAGCATGGGCGACCTCGAGGTTCGCACCAAGTGGAGCGCCTACCAGCAGGCCTACGACAAGGCGCTGCGTGCCACTTCCACCAGCCACGCGCCCTGGTACGTGATACCCGCCAACCACAAGCGGCACCGCAACCTCATGATTGCCAAGCTGCTCATGAAGACCCTGCGCGAAATGAAGCTCAAGGCGCCGCCCGCGGATCCGGCGCTCAAGGGCATGATCATCAAGTGAGCGTTGCCGCCGGCGCGTGCCAAAAGGCACGCCGGGCCGCTCGGGCCGCGTCAGGAGCGGCGGATGGGCGACTGGCCGAGCACCCGGCACTTGCCGAATTCGCAGCGCACAGCCAAGGTTGCGCCGTTCGAGCACGGCACGTTGTAGGCCTCGTAGCCGGGGCCCTTGGCCGTCAGTTCCGCGCGCGGCTGAATGCTGCACCGGCCAGCCTTGGCAAGGACTTCGGCGTTGTAGGTGTCCACGCCGGTACGGCGCGGCGCCAGCACCACTTCCGGATTGAAGGAGTGGCCGTAGAACGAGTCGCGCACGTTCGGGTCGAGATTGCGGTAGCCGCGCTTTGCCATGCAGTGCACGATGGCGGTCTGCTGGTGCTCGGCGATCAGCTCTGCATCAGGGCGGTACGACATGTCGATGATGGCGGCCGCAATGCCGCCTTGAGCTGCTGCAGCGACGATGCCCTGGCCGTGCACGGTGATCAGCCCCAAGCCCAGCGCAAACCACATGGCATCGCCCGTTTCGCTGCGCGCGGTGATCCGCGTCGCTGCGATGCGGCAATCGGCCACGTCGCTGTCGTATCGGGTCTTGTCGACGCCTTCCATGGCCACCATGGGCACATAGGAGAGCCCCGACCCTGTTCCAGGCTCCGTTGGTGTCGGCGGCGTGCTGACGCACCCGGCCAATGCAACAACAGCGCACACGACGCTCAGCAGCAGCTTCATGGAGATCCCTCGTCCTCTTCGCGATAGTTCGGGCGATTTAACCATACAGATGGTTACTTTTGCGCCAGTTTTGTCGCAAAGCTGCTACGACCAGGTGGTTGGACGAGATTTATTTACGCTGAATTTGAAATTGCCGCGTCCGTGCGTTTGTTCTCAAAGGTGACGGGGCAGCCAATCTGAATACTTTGGAAAACCTTTGGAGCATGGAGCGGTTCGGACCGCAGGTGGAGCCGTGCCACGATATGCCCACCGACCGGTCTCATCAAAGGAGCAAGACTGCGCATGAACAAGAACCCCGGCGACGCCATCCGCGAACTCTACGCAGCGCTCTGGCACTTTGCCGCAGGTGCCCGCGGACAGTTGCTGGGCGCCACGGCACTGCTCGCCTCCTCTCAGCTGATCCGGCTCACCCTGCCCTATCTGGCCGGCCAGGCGATCAACGCGCTGCAGCGCAACGAATTTGGCGCGGCTGGCCGCTGGATTGCCACGCTGGCCGGCGTATATGTCGGCGCCTGGGCGTTGCACGGCCCAGGGCGCATCCTGGAGCGCAACGTCGGAGTGAAAGTGCGCGAGGCGGTGGCCGACCGGCTCTATGCGCGGATTGCCGCGGCGCCGCTCGTCTGGCATGACAGCCACCATTCGGGTGAGCTGCAACATCGCGTGCACCAAGCCAGCCGGGCACTGTCCGATTTTGCGCAGAACCAGTTCATCTGGCTCACGAATGCCGTCAACTTCGTCGGGCCGCTGGTCGCCCTTGCGCTGCTGTCGCGCACCAGCGGGCTCACCGCCTTGGGCGGCTATGTGCTCATCGCCGTCGTCATCCTTCAGATCGACAAGGCGCTGATGCGCCTGGCCCGCGCCGAGAACGACGCGGACCGGCGCTACGTATCCGCCCTGCTCGACTTCCTGGGCAATGCCTCGACCGTCATCGGCCTGCGCGTGCAGGGCGCCTCGCGCCTGCTGTTGCGCCGCCGCATGGCCGCCATATCGCTGCCGCTCAAGCGCACCGTCGTGCTGAACGAAGGCAAGTGGTTTGCCGTCGACCTGATGGGACTGGCGCTGACCTGGGGCCTGGTGGTGATCTATGTGTGGCAGGCGCGCACCCCGGGCCAGGCGGTGATGCTGGGCGCGGTGTTCATGATCTACCAGTACGCGCAGCAAGCAGCCGGCGTGGTGACATCGGTCGCGGCCAATTTTTCTTTCTTCGCGCGCATGCACACCGACTACAGCAGCGCCGAGCCCATCTGGCAGGCGCCGATGAACAGCGCGGAAGAAACATCGCCCGATCAAGTCCCCGAGCACGAGCGCATCGAGCCCGACGCCGCATGGCAAATGCTGCAGGTCGAGGGCTTGCAGTGGAACTATGCACCGCGCGGCGCGGTGGCCGTGGCCGATGAAGAACCTGTTCGCGGCGGCCTCAAGGCCGTCACCCTGACTCTTCGCCGCGGAGAGCGCATTGCGCTCGTCGGCCCGAGCGGTGGCGGCAAGAGCACCTTGCTGCGCGTGCTCGCGGGCCTCTACGCGCCGCACGGAGGCACGCTCTCCATCGACGGAAGACAGACGGATTGGACGCAGCTGCGCCGCATCGCCACGCTGATTCCACAGGAAACCGAAGTGTTCGAAGCCAGCGTGCGCGAGAACCTCTCGTTCGGCCGGCCGTTCACCGATGACTCATTGCACGCCGCGCTGCACGCCAGCGCGTTCGACGAAGTGCTGAAGGCGACCAACGGAGACTTGGACACTCCTGTTTCCGAGCGTGGGTTCAATCTCTCCGGAGGCCAGCGCCAGCGTCTTTGCCTAGCCCGCGGCGTGCTCGCGGCACAGGGCAGCTCGTTGCTGCTGCTCGACGAACCCACCAGCGCGCTGGACGCCGGCACCGAAGCCCGCGTGCTGGAGCGGATTGCCAATGCATTCCCCCGCGCCTGCGTGGTCGCATCGATCCATCGGCTGAGCCTGCTCGAACGCTTCGACACCGTGGTGGTGATGGAGGCCGGCAGAGTGCTCGACGCGGGGCCGCGCGACGCGGTGTTGAAGCGCCAGCCGTTGCTGCAGCGGCTGGTTGCGCCTGGCGAGGCGGAATCGATTTCCAAATGAAAAAACGCACCCGAGGGTGCGTTCTTAAAAGCGTCATGGACGCTGGGTCTGGCGGAACCGGAGGGATTCGAACCCTCGATGAGGCTCTACACCCCATACTCCCTTAGCAGGGGAGCACCTTCGGCCACTCGGTCACAGTTCCTGAAAGAAGCCGAGATTATGCCACTGTCAGGCGGCAGGTTGGTCCAGATCGAAGGCTTTGTGCAACGCGCGCACTGCCAATTCCATATATTTTTCGTCGATCACGACCGAGGTCTTGATCTCGCTGGTCGAAATCATCTGGATGTTGATGCCCTCTTCGCTCAGCACGCGGAACATCTTGCTGGCCACACCCACGTGGCTGCGCATCCCGATGCCCACGATGCTGACCTTGCAGATCTTGGTGTCGCCCACGATCTCGGTGGCGCCCAGCGAGGGCATGACCTTCGATTGCAGGAGGTCGACCGTCTTCGCATACTCGTTGCGGTGCACGGTAAAGCTGAAGTCGGTGCGGCCGTCCTTGCTGAGGTTCTGGATGATCACGTCGACCTCGATGTTGGCGTCCGCCACGGCACCGAGGATGTGATACGCGATGCCCGGCTTGTCGGGCACGCCCAGCACCGAGATCTTGGCTTCGTCGCGGTTGAAAGCGATGCCGGATACAACGGCTTGTTCCATGTTTTCGTCTTCCTCGAAAGTGATCAGCGTGCCGGACTTGGCCTCTTCATTGATGTCGATGTCCCAGGGCGTGAAGCTCGAAAGCACACGCAGGGGAACCTTGTATTTGCCGGCGAATTCCACCGAGCGGATTTGCAGCACCTTGGAGCCCAGGCTCGCCATTTCGAGCATCTCTTCGAAGCTCACGGTCGAGAGGCGGCGCGCATCGGGTTCCACGCGCGGGTCGGTCGTGTAGACGCCGTCCACGTCGGTGTAGATCAGGCACTCGTGCGCCTTCATTGCAGCAGCAATGGCCACGGCCGAGGTGTCGCTGCCGCCGCGGCCCAGCGTGGTGATGTTGCCGCTGTCGTCCACGCCCTGGAAGCCGGTAATGACGACCACCTTGCCGGCGTCGAGGTCGGCGCGCACGCGTTCGTCGTCGATGCTCTCGATGCGGGCCTTGGTGTACGAGTTGTCGGTACGCACCGACACCTGCCAGCCCGCGTAGCTGACGGCTTCCATGCCTTCGGCTTGCAGGGCAATGGCCAGCAATGCAGATGACGCCTGTTCGCCGGTGGCGGCAAGCATGTCGAGTTCGCGGCCGTGGGCCTCGCCGGGTTTGCTCGGCGCCAGCTCTTTGGCGAGCCCGAGCAGGCGATTGGTTTCGCCGCTCATGGCACTTGGGACCACGATCATCTGGTGGCCGGCACGCGCCCACTTGGCGACGCGCTTGGCGACATTCTTGATGCGCTCGGTCGAGCCCATCGACGTACCGCCGTATTTGTGAACGATCAATGCCATGGGTGAATTCAGAGAAAAAGAAAGGGCCGCTCCACTCCCGAGTGCCTGCGCGGCGCCCTGCAAGCCGTCAGCGCGAAGCCTTGGGCGAGGGCCTGGAATTGTACCAATGCAGAAAATCGCCCCGGCGCTCGATGAAACCGTTGGCCACCTTGAGGTGGATGCGATGGCCGCGCGTGGTGCATGCCTGCAACTGGCTCAACAGTTGGTCGAGCTGCGCTGCACTGGGCGCGCAGCCGTGGGCATGCATCAGCCAGTGCCGCAGCACGTTCGCCTGGCGAGCTTGCGAAAGCAGTCGCAGCGCGGCAATGCGCGGCGGGTCACCCACTGTGGACAGGTCTTGCGCCGCCAGTTCACCCAGCAGTTCCCGCGCTTGCGCGGCGTGGCTGATGCTGCGAGTGAAGGTAGAGCGGAATTGCGGAAAAGTCTGCGCCAACGCAGGCAGCAACACGGCGCGGATCCGGTTGCGGGTGTAGCGCTCGTCCTGGTTGGTCGGATCTTCGATCCACGGCAAGTCGAGACCTTTCAGCCAGGTGCGAATGTCGGCGCCGGGCACCGCCAGCAGCGGCCGGTAGATGTCGAGGCCATTGCGCTGCGCATGGGCCGGCATGGCAGCCAGTCCCGGCAACCCGGCGCCCCGGGAGAGCGCCAGCAGCAGAGTCTCGACCTGATCGTCTGCGTGGTGCCCGAGAACTATGGATTTGATAGCGCCGGCCGGCTCGACTGAGCTGGCCATTGCCGCAAAAGCTTGGTAGCGGGCACGCCGTGCCGCGTCTTCGGGGCTGTCGCCCTGCGCGTGCCGGGCATCGACACGGTGCACCACCAGCGGAACGCCGAGCCGCTCGCACACTGCAACGCAATGGCGCTCGAAATCGTCGGCCGCAGCTTGCAAGCCATGGTGTACGTGAAACGCAACCACCTGCCCCGGCCAAGCCGATGCGCAAGCGGCGAGCAAGGCAGTGGAATCAGCGCCGCCGCTGAAGCCGATCGCCAGCGGCAGATGCGCCGGCTCGAACGCGGCCATCGCGCGTTCGAAGGCTTCGTTCATGGGGCGCTTGCTTACCTGCCGGTGTCGGCCTTGGTGTCGTTGAAGCGCCCGTAGCTTTGCAGGCGTTCGTAGCGGCGGTCGAGCAGTTCCTTCGGCTTCAGGTCGCTGACCTGGCGGAAGGCGTCGTTGAGCGCGCGCTTCAGAAAAGCGGCCATCTGGCGATGGTCGCGGTGCGCGCCGCCGACCGGCTCGTTAACGATCTTGTCGACCAGCCCCAGCGCCTTCAGGCGGTGCGCGGTAATGCCAAGGGCATCGGCCGCTTCCTGCGCCTTGTCGCTGGTCTTCCACAGAATGGAGGCGCAGCCCTCGGGGCTGATCACCGAGTAGATGGAATACTGCAGCATCACGAGCTGGTCGCCCACCGAGATGGCCAGCGCACCGCCGGAGCCGCCTTCGCCGATGATGGTGACGATGATCGGCACTTCGAGCTGCGCCATCTCGTAGATGTTGCGGCCAATGGCCTCGGACTGGCCGCGCTCTTCGGCATCGATGCCAGGGTAGGCGCCGGGCGTATCGACGAAAGTGAAGACCGGCAGCTTGAATTTTTCAGCGGTCTTCATGAGCCGCAATGCCTTGCGATAGCCCTCGGGCTTGCTCATGCCGAAGTTGCGCGCCGTACGCTCCCTGGTGTCGCGCCCCTTCTGGTGGCCGAGCACCATGCAAGGCGTGCCATTGAAACGCGCCAGGCCGCCAACAATCGAAAGATCGTCCGCAAAATGCCGGTCGCCGTGCAGTTCGACGAAATCGGTGAAGATTTCGTTGACGTAGTCGAGCGTGTAGGGGCGCTCCGGATGCCGCGCGATCTTGGTGATCTGCCAGGGCGTCAGGTCGCTGTAGATGTCTTTGGTGAGCTGCTGGCTTTTCTTGCCGAGCTGGTCGATTTCCTCCGAGATGTCGACCGCCGATTCGGTCTGTACATAGCGCAGTTCTTCGATCTTGGATTCGAGTTCAGCAATGGGCTGCTCGAAGTCGAGGAAGGTTCGTTTCGCCAACGTCTTCTCCTGTTGTTCAGTATGCGACCGGTACCGGGTCGAGCGAGCGCCAAATATACCAAGTTGCCACACTGCAAAAAGGCGCCCAGGCCACGGCGACGTCGCGGGCATCGCTGCGGCTCACGGGATCGCCCGAAAAATAGTTGACGCTGATGCCATTGAGCAGGCCCAGGTCGTCCACCGGCAGCACATTGGGGCGCATCAGGTGAAAGATGAGGAACATCTCGGCCGTCCAGCGGCCGATGCCGCGAATGGCCACGAGTTCCTCGATGATGAGCTCGTCCGACATGTCCTTCCATGCGTCGACGTGCACCGCGCCGGAATCGAAGTGAATGGCCAAGTCGACGAGATATTCGACTTTGCGCGCCGACAGCCCTGCCGCACGCATGTCGTCGACCTTGAGCTTGAGCACGTTGGCCGGCGTCAGTTTGCGCGGCAACACCGCGAACTTGTCCCAGACGGTCTGTGCGGCCTTCACCGAAATCTGCTGGCCCACGATGCTGCGCGCGAGCGTGGTGAACGCATCCCCGCGCGACTCGAGGCAGGCATCGCCGAATTTCGGGATCAACCGCTTCATCACGCGGTCTTTCTTGGCGAGGTGCTTGCAGGCCTCCTCCCAATAATCGGGCGTGAAGATCTGCACGCTCGATTTCTTGGTTGCAGGCATGGGGTTGGTGGTTCCGTTCACTGCGCTGCGGCCCAGGTCGTGCCGGTGGGCGAATCCTTGAGGACGATGCCCTGCGCCAGAAGGTCGTTGCGGATGCGGTCGGCCTCGGCAAAGTTCTTTGCGGCCTTGGCGGCTGCGCGCTGCGCAATCAGCACCTGGATTGCGGCATCGTCGAGACTGCTGCCCGCTTGCAGGAACGCCTTGGGATCACCTTGGAGCAGCCCCAGCGTACCGCCGAGCACCTTGAGAAGGCCGGCGGTTTCCGCGGACTGCGTACGGTGGACTCCCGTGGCCAATTCAAACAGGATTGCAATGGCCCCAGGCGTGCCGAAGTCTTCATCCATCGCAGCCTTGAAAGCAGCTGCGTGCGGGTTCGTCCAGTCAAGCGCGACTGGCGCGGGGGTCACCAGGTCCAGCGCCGTGTAAAGGCGCTTGAGCGAGTTGCGGGCGTCGGTCAGATGCGCATCGCTGTAGTTGAGCGCGCTGCGATAGTGCGTGCGAACGAGGAAGAAGCGCAGGCTTTCGGCGTCGTACTTCTGGAGCACCTCGCGGATGGTGAAGAAATTGCCCAGGCTCTTGGACATTTTTTCGTTGTCCACGCGCACGAAGCCGTTGTGCACCCAGAAGCGGGACAGCGGCTTGCCGTGGGCGCCCTCGCTTTGCGCAATTTCATTCTCGT
Proteins encoded in this region:
- a CDS encoding acetyl-CoA carboxylase carboxyltransferase subunit alpha — translated: MAKRTFLDFEQPIAELESKIEELRYVQTESAVDISEEIDQLGKKSQQLTKDIYSDLTPWQITKIARHPERPYTLDYVNEIFTDFVELHGDRHFADDLSIVGGLARFNGTPCMVLGHQKGRDTRERTARNFGMSKPEGYRKALRLMKTAEKFKLPVFTFVDTPGAYPGIDAEERGQSEAIGRNIYEMAQLEVPIIVTIIGEGGSGGALAISVGDQLVMLQYSIYSVISPEGCASILWKTSDKAQEAADALGITAHRLKALGLVDKIVNEPVGGAHRDHRQMAAFLKRALNDAFRQVSDLKPKELLDRRYERLQSYGRFNDTKADTGR
- a CDS encoding DNA-3-methyladenine glycosylase family protein, with the translated sequence MPATKKSSVQIFTPDYWEEACKHLAKKDRVMKRLIPKFGDACLESRGDAFTTLARSIVGQQISVKAAQTVWDKFAVLPRKLTPANVLKLKVDDMRAAGLSARKVEYLVDLAIHFDSGAVHVDAWKDMSDELIIEELVAIRGIGRWTAEMFLIFHLMRPNVLPVDDLGLLNGISVNYFSGDPVSRSDARDVAVAWAPFCSVATWYIWRSLDPVPVAY
- the tilS gene encoding tRNA lysidine(34) synthetase TilS, whose translation is MNEAFERAMAAFEPAHLPLAIGFSGGADSTALLAACASAWPGQVVAFHVHHGLQAAADDFERHCVAVCERLGVPLVVHRVDARHAQGDSPEDAARRARYQAFAAMASSVEPAGAIKSIVLGHHADDQVETLLLALSRGAGLPGLAAMPAHAQRNGLDIYRPLLAVPGADIRTWLKGLDLPWIEDPTNQDERYTRNRIRAVLLPALAQTFPQFRSTFTRSISHAAQARELLGELAAQDLSTVGDPPRIAALRLLSQARQANVLRHWLMHAHGCAPSAAQLDQLLSQLQACTTRGHRIHLKVANGFIERRGDFLHWYNSRPSPKASR